In a genomic window of Candidatus Omnitrophota bacterium:
- a CDS encoding acyltransferase: MKRMGKKVYIMNSCMIGSPSGIEIGDHVCINHHTTISGIGSLKIGSFVMIGPNCNILTANHGFSDLGKPMMFQDIAIGSVEIGDDVWLGANVVILPNVKIGRGAIVGANAVVTEDVPAFAIVGGVPARLIKYRFSQEGMEKAKNETFLNDSY, encoded by the coding sequence ATGAAAAGAATGGGGAAAAAGGTTTATATTATGAATTCATGTATGATTGGTTCTCCTTCAGGGATTGAGATTGGAGATCATGTTTGCATTAATCATCATACTACTATTTCCGGAATAGGTTCGTTAAAGATTGGCAGTTTTGTTATGATAGGTCCAAATTGTAATATTTTAACCGCAAACCATGGTTTTAGTGATCTGGGTAAGCCGATGATGTTTCAAGATATAGCCATTGGTTCGGTAGAGATAGGTGATGATGTGTGGTTAGGCGCTAATGTGGTTATATTGCCAAATGTTAAAATCGGCCGGGGCGCTATTGTTGGGGCAAATGCCGTTGTCACTGAGGATGTACCTGCATTTGCGATAGTGGGCGGAGTTCCGGCTAGGCTTATCAAGTATAGATTTTCTCAAGAAGGTATGGAAAAAGCAAAGAATGAAACATTTCTAAACGATAGTTATTAA
- a CDS encoding SGNH/GDSL hydrolase family protein, with protein MGKITRVLIVLICCLLTISLIGCVKHSKKNHTPAFMGRQVASPQIAYVGDSLTLGYGGNHPYDYYIKLPGWNGQTITSLTIAVAGFQISDMYHSSDDKLNSIYNYDSGLNIVVIWGGTNDLWYGVTPAQAYSYLREFCQRQRRLGWKVLVMTMVSRINIDSQKNQYNVLIRNNWTKFADGIIDIARDINIGADGAYSNKVYFNADGIHLTDAGYAIIGSIAQTTITDFVMKQ; from the coding sequence ATGGGCAAAATCACCAGAGTATTAATAGTTTTAATTTGTTGTTTGTTAACAATCTCTCTTATAGGTTGTGTTAAGCATTCTAAAAAAAATCACACACCTGCGTTTATGGGTAGGCAGGTAGCATCTCCTCAAATAGCATATGTTGGAGATTCTTTGACTTTAGGTTATGGTGGGAATCACCCATACGATTATTACATTAAGCTCCCCGGTTGGAATGGGCAAACGATAACTTCATTAACTATTGCTGTAGCTGGTTTCCAAATATCAGATATGTATCATAGCTCAGACGATAAGCTTAATTCTATATATAACTATGATTCGGGATTAAATATCGTTGTTATATGGGGGGGGACTAATGATCTTTGGTATGGTGTTACTCCAGCACAAGCTTATTCTTACTTGAGAGAGTTTTGTCAACGCCAAAGAAGATTAGGATGGAAGGTTTTAGTAATGACAATGGTTTCACGAATTAATATTGATTCTCAGAAAAACCAATACAATGTTTTAATCCGCAATAACTGGACTAAATTCGCTGACGGAATAATTGACATTGCCAGAGATATCAATATTGGCGCTGATGGAGCTTATTCCAATAAGGTTTATTTTAATGCTGATGGAATTCATCTTACTGATGCAGGATACGCAATTATAGGTTCTATAGCTCAAACTACAATTACCGATTTTGTAATGAAACAATAA
- a CDS encoding radical SAM protein → MMKVIISYPPLSNEKGCPTLGQNRQFQYFKEPTLIYPVVPATAATMLKQAGYDVIWNDCLAKGWSSAQFLDFIRTEQPDVIVFETKTPVVKEHWKIINDLKESARGLSPQGTVPVIVLFGDHVTALPEESFQNSQVDFVITGGDYDFLLLNLCNVLKQRGLSPQGTVPDSVEFEPGIYYRENGQIKNTGKFTLNHNLDKVPFIDRVLTCWQDYAYKNGNYKRIPGTYIMSSRDCWWGKCTFCSWPTLYPSFRSRSVENVLNEIGELIERYNVREIMDDSGCFPAGEWLRNFCQGMISRGYNKKIYFGCNMRFGALSDEDYSLMKQANFRLLLFGLESANQTTLDRINKNLKVERIVEGCEAATKAGLYPHITVMFGYPWESYEDALKTLRLGSWLLKKGYAYTMQATMVIPYPGTPLFEECKKEGWLKTLDWNDYDMKQPVMRTPFDDVKVMQLVQGMYKVSYQPEFILRKLFSLKDIDDLKYWLRAARKVFGHIVDFKKV, encoded by the coding sequence ATGATGAAAGTCATAATTTCTTATCCGCCATTAAGCAATGAAAAAGGTTGTCCTACTTTAGGCCAGAACCGGCAGTTCCAGTATTTTAAAGAGCCAACTCTGATTTATCCGGTTGTTCCGGCTACCGCGGCGACTATGCTTAAACAGGCAGGATATGATGTTATTTGGAACGATTGCCTGGCTAAGGGCTGGAGTTCTGCGCAGTTTCTTGATTTTATTCGTACAGAGCAGCCGGATGTTATTGTTTTTGAAACCAAAACCCCGGTTGTAAAAGAGCATTGGAAAATCATTAATGACCTAAAGGAAAGCGCCAGGGGACTGTCCCCGCAGGGGACTGTCCCCGTGATCGTATTATTCGGCGACCACGTTACCGCCTTACCCGAAGAATCTTTTCAGAATTCTCAGGTTGATTTTGTCATTACCGGTGGAGATTATGATTTTTTGCTTTTAAACTTATGTAATGTTCTTAAGCAAAGGGGACTGTCCCCGCAGGGGACTGTCCCCGACAGCGTTGAATTCGAGCCCGGTATATATTATCGAGAGAACGGCCAAATAAAGAATACCGGTAAATTTACTTTAAACCACAATTTAGATAAAGTTCCTTTCATTGATCGTGTTCTGACATGTTGGCAGGATTATGCTTATAAGAATGGTAACTATAAGCGTATTCCCGGAACTTATATTATGAGCAGCCGTGATTGTTGGTGGGGAAAATGCACATTTTGCTCTTGGCCTACGCTTTATCCAAGCTTCCGCAGCCGGAGTGTTGAAAATGTCCTTAATGAAATTGGGGAGCTTATTGAAAGGTATAATGTTCGGGAAATTATGGATGATAGCGGGTGTTTTCCGGCGGGAGAGTGGTTGCGTAATTTTTGTCAGGGCATGATTAGCCGCGGCTATAATAAAAAAATTTACTTTGGCTGTAATATGCGTTTTGGCGCACTAAGTGATGAAGATTATAGTCTTATGAAGCAGGCTAATTTTCGTCTGCTTTTATTCGGCCTTGAGTCAGCGAATCAAACAACATTAGACAGGATAAATAAGAACCTTAAGGTTGAGCGTATTGTGGAGGGATGTGAGGCAGCGACTAAGGCCGGGCTTTACCCGCATATTACGGTTATGTTTGGTTATCCTTGGGAAAGTTATGAAGATGCGCTTAAAACATTACGGTTAGGCAGTTGGCTGCTTAAGAAGGGATACGCCTATACGATGCAGGCAACTATGGTAATTCCTTATCCGGGAACTCCATTATTTGAAGAATGCAAGAAAGAAGGATGGCTTAAGACTTTGGATTGGAATGATTATGATATGAAACAGCCGGTTATGCGCACTCCATTTGATGATGTTAAGGTGATGCAGCTTGTTCAGGGGATGTATAAGGTTTCCTATCAGCCCGAATTTATCTTAAGAAAATTATTTTCCTTAAAAGATATTGATGATCTAAAGTATTGGTTACGCGCCGCCAGAAAGGTTTTCGGGCATATTGTTGATTTTAAGAAGGTTTAG
- a CDS encoding radical SAM protein encodes MKILLIQPEYKDTWASPPLGLGYIAAALEGAGHKIVLVDHTLEPVSNEEFKVQLVAYKPDFVGISLMVRALPQVRSLIQQIKEAGDYPIVIGGPQPTIAPEFTLRYTRSDFAVLGEGEQTIVELAAVLASGSKNYHNVPGIAFNDGDKGVVINASREFIKDLDSIAFPAWHHIPPSKYNLQPALTPVKERPIAPLITTRGCPYKCNFCGGPLMWKRSFRMRSAKNIIDEIELLMREYGVKQIFLSDDNFTMQKSHALAMCKEICARKIKILWACPNGIRIDKVDDGLLKAMREAGCYLVGFGIESGSQEILNRAQKQLNLSRVAQVVKMANKHDILTYGFFIIGLLGETKKTIRQTIDFAKKLPLDRAWFNVLVPYPGTEIFDLYSKGKPYNEIEWGKEDATSGMIAKGIHYDGLSGEDLVYWQRRALREFYLTNFRRFFSVIKNMSWGSLKTLMKTSFFKRWLRHKND; translated from the coding sequence ATGAAAATTTTACTTATTCAACCTGAATATAAAGATACCTGGGCATCTCCACCTTTAGGATTAGGCTATATTGCTGCGGCTTTGGAAGGGGCAGGACATAAAATAGTATTAGTTGACCATACCTTAGAGCCTGTTTCAAACGAAGAATTTAAGGTACAGTTAGTTGCTTATAAACCTGATTTTGTAGGTATATCTTTAATGGTACGCGCTCTTCCACAGGTACGTTCGCTGATTCAACAGATTAAAGAAGCTGGAGATTACCCGATTGTGATTGGTGGTCCGCAGCCGACAATTGCACCTGAATTTACTCTCCGTTATACAAGAAGTGATTTTGCCGTATTAGGAGAGGGAGAGCAAACTATTGTAGAGCTGGCGGCTGTTTTAGCGTCAGGAAGCAAAAATTACCATAATGTCCCCGGCATTGCGTTTAATGATGGCGATAAAGGTGTCGTGATTAATGCTAGCCGCGAATTCATCAAAGACCTTGATTCTATAGCTTTTCCAGCTTGGCATCATATCCCGCCTTCAAAATATAATTTGCAGCCAGCGCTTACACCGGTAAAGGAAAGACCGATCGCTCCTCTTATAACTACACGTGGTTGTCCTTATAAGTGTAACTTTTGCGGTGGTCCTCTTATGTGGAAACGTTCTTTTCGAATGCGCAGCGCCAAGAACATAATAGATGAAATTGAATTATTGATGCGTGAATATGGGGTAAAGCAGATTTTTCTTTCCGATGATAATTTTACAATGCAAAAAAGCCATGCACTTGCCATGTGCAAAGAGATATGTGCACGTAAGATTAAGATTCTCTGGGCCTGTCCAAATGGTATCCGAATCGATAAGGTTGATGATGGGTTACTTAAAGCTATGCGTGAGGCAGGATGTTATCTGGTTGGTTTCGGGATAGAATCTGGTAGCCAGGAGATACTCAACCGCGCCCAAAAACAACTTAATTTATCTCGCGTAGCGCAAGTGGTAAAAATGGCAAATAAACATGACATATTGACTTATGGTTTTTTTATTATTGGGCTTCTTGGTGAAACCAAGAAAACAATTCGTCAGACTATTGATTTTGCCAAGAAACTTCCTTTAGACAGGGCATGGTTTAATGTGTTAGTGCCTTATCCAGGGACAGAAATATTTGATTTATATTCTAAGGGAAAACCTTATAATGAAATTGAATGGGGCAAGGAAGATGCAACCTCCGGTATGATTGCTAAGGGGATACATTATGATGGTTTAAGTGGTGAGGATTTAGTTTATTGGCAGAGAAGGGCATTAAGGGAGTTCTATCTTACCAATTTCCGGCGTTTTTTTAGCGTGATTAAAAATATGAGCTGGGGAAGTTTAAAGACGCTTATGAAAACAAGCTTTTTTAAGCGTTGGTTAAGGCATAAAAATGACTGA
- a CDS encoding glycosyltransferase — translation MIDVSVVITTRNEEKNIGNCLDSINRQDYPRDKIEVIVVDNNSTDNTQEIAKRYNCQLYLYGPERSAQRNFAAHKAIGGFILFLDADMAISEGLISECVQKCRLDHLGSLYIPERITGNGFWINVRDFERSFYNGTVIDCVRFVRRENFLEIGGFDENLTGPEDWDFDRRIREKYTVGIIKSCIYHHEGVFNLKRYLLKKTYYGFSFQKYKNKWGSSDPIIKKQFGFLYRFFGVFLREDGWMKLLMHPILTLGMYLLRFSVGSIYLTKTAKIYFKEKNG, via the coding sequence ATGATTGATGTTTCGGTAGTAATTACGACCAGGAACGAAGAGAAAAACATAGGGAACTGTCTGGATTCGATAAATAGGCAGGATTATCCTCGGGATAAAATAGAAGTTATTGTAGTCGATAATAATTCTACGGATAATACACAGGAGATAGCTAAGAGATACAATTGCCAATTGTATCTGTATGGGCCTGAGCGTTCTGCCCAGCGTAATTTTGCAGCGCATAAGGCAATTGGGGGGTTTATTTTGTTTTTAGATGCGGACATGGCGATTTCAGAAGGCTTGATATCAGAGTGTGTGCAAAAGTGTAGACTTGATCATCTAGGGTCGCTTTATATTCCTGAAAGGATTACCGGGAATGGTTTTTGGATTAATGTCCGGGATTTCGAAAGAAGTTTTTATAACGGTACGGTTATTGATTGCGTTAGATTTGTTCGTAGGGAAAATTTTCTTGAGATCGGTGGATTTGACGAGAATCTTACTGGGCCTGAAGACTGGGATTTCGATAGGCGGATAAGGGAGAAATATACCGTAGGAATTATTAAATCTTGTATCTATCATCATGAAGGCGTATTTAACTTAAAGAGGTATCTGTTAAAGAAAACGTATTATGGTTTTTCTTTCCAAAAATATAAAAATAAATGGGGTAGTTCTGATCCGATTATAAAGAAGCAATTTGGTTTTTTATATAGATTTTTCGGAGTTTTCTTAAGAGAGGATGGATGGATGAAACTCCTGATGCATCCTATTCTGACTCTAGGTATGTATTTATTAAGGTTTTCGGTGGGTTCAATATATTTAACGAAAACGGCCAAGATTTATTTTAAGGAGAAGAACGGTTGA
- a CDS encoding oligosaccharide flippase family protein — protein sequence MLSKIKKLDHFTRNIIFVFLGTSLANFLNLIYQLLIAHKLSPQDFASFNALLAVFMLISNPLGTLQVAVAKYASQYRARKEAHKINALIYGLFTKGIIIAFFIFILFIFISPFIINSLKIYSLPSGYILAMLIALSLLAPVLVGGLQGLELFGWLVTSSLFGGIIKLLFTVLFISLGYQIAGALGAFLISVIFGVIIGIIPLRKFLTAQVTAEKPDYKDVFLYLFPIAISNMCFIWLISFDMVLVKYFFSPQASGVYSLAQMVGKIFLFLPGAISLVMFPRTSGLNAINSDTRSVLKKSLLYALCLCLSAAIFYNIFPGFTLKLLTGKALPESILLGRLFSISMTFFALCFVLINYFLSLKSFSFIKYLVISTVLQFAGILIFHNSLFEVQLVLCVNSFLLFTLLFSKLRIKPSV from the coding sequence ATGTTAAGTAAAATTAAAAAACTCGACCATTTCACCAGGAACATAATCTTCGTTTTTCTGGGGACGTCCCTGGCTAATTTCCTTAATCTTATCTACCAGCTTTTAATCGCGCACAAGCTTTCTCCGCAAGATTTTGCTTCCTTCAATGCTTTGCTTGCCGTATTTATGCTTATTTCTAATCCTTTAGGAACACTCCAGGTAGCGGTAGCTAAATATGCTTCGCAATACCGCGCCCGCAAGGAAGCCCATAAAATCAACGCGTTAATCTATGGCTTATTCACCAAGGGTATAATTATTGCATTCTTTATTTTTATTTTATTTATTTTTATCTCGCCGTTTATTATCAACAGCTTAAAAATATATTCTTTGCCTTCAGGTTATATCTTAGCCATGTTAATTGCTTTATCTTTGCTGGCTCCGGTTTTAGTCGGAGGATTGCAGGGTTTGGAATTATTTGGCTGGTTAGTTACCTCTTCATTATTCGGCGGGATTATAAAGCTGCTTTTTACAGTGTTATTTATTTCGCTGGGTTATCAGATCGCCGGAGCGTTGGGGGCGTTTTTGATCTCTGTTATTTTCGGAGTGATTATCGGAATTATCCCTTTGCGTAAATTCTTAACTGCTCAGGTGACAGCGGAGAAGCCGGATTACAAAGATGTATTTTTATATTTATTCCCTATTGCTATAAGCAATATGTGTTTTATCTGGTTGATCAGTTTTGATATGGTTCTGGTAAAATACTTTTTTTCGCCGCAGGCCTCAGGAGTATATTCCTTGGCACAGATGGTGGGTAAAATATTCCTATTCTTACCAGGGGCAATTAGCCTGGTAATGTTCCCGCGCACAAGCGGCCTAAACGCTATTAACTCTGATACCCGGAGTGTTTTAAAGAAGTCGCTGCTTTATGCGCTTTGTCTTTGTTTGAGCGCTGCGATATTTTATAATATCTTTCCCGGGTTTACTTTAAAGCTTCTTACCGGTAAAGCGCTGCCGGAGTCAATATTATTAGGAAGGCTATTTAGTATTTCGATGACTTTTTTCGCATTGTGTTTTGTGCTGATTAATTATTTTCTTTCCCTTAAAAGTTTTAGTTTTATAAAATATTTGGTTATTTCAACGGTACTGCAATTCGCGGGTATTCTAATATTTCATAATAGCCTGTTTGAGGTACAGCTGGTTCTCTGCGTAAATTCATTTCTGCTTTTTACATTATTATTCTCAAAGTTAAGGATTAAACCTAGCGTATGA
- a CDS encoding glycosyltransferase encodes MTESILLDRLRSLKVAIVTHVYATGPAQELEVYLKDKVASLIFIGHPFKFAADIRSFCKIYQKGVIKKQTKAYGFRLPELLMYFKDLLYTFYWVIYYQGKLDIYFGVDPLNAFVGIILKKLGKVEKVILYTIDYTPKRFENKFLNWVYHRVDSFCVQESDFVWNLSARMAKARMKKGIKRYEHQMVVPIGVNSGKIEGSRKERVNRNYFVYMGHLRKNQGLELVVDGFSDIIKVVPDARLVIIGGGCLEAGIKKIVVENNLSTYVEFKGYLPEHSDVENILATCGIGLALYEPSPDSITWYTDPSKPKQYMASGLPVIITAVPEISEEIKSRGLGIVINYNRESFVNGALRLLRDDKLYFECRKNATEFVSSMRWDNIFSKALSSCL; translated from the coding sequence ATGACTGAAAGTATTTTATTAGATAGATTACGTAGTCTAAAAGTAGCTATTGTTACGCATGTTTATGCAACCGGTCCAGCGCAAGAGTTGGAGGTTTATCTTAAGGATAAAGTAGCCTCATTAATCTTTATTGGGCATCCTTTTAAATTCGCAGCAGATATCCGTTCGTTTTGTAAAATATATCAGAAAGGTGTAATTAAAAAGCAAACTAAGGCTTACGGTTTTAGATTGCCTGAGTTGCTTATGTATTTCAAAGATCTCTTATATACTTTTTATTGGGTTATTTATTACCAAGGTAAGTTGGATATTTATTTTGGCGTGGATCCATTGAACGCCTTTGTGGGGATTATTCTAAAGAAGTTAGGTAAGGTTGAAAAAGTAATTCTCTACACGATTGATTATACTCCGAAAAGATTTGAAAATAAGTTTTTGAATTGGGTCTATCATCGAGTAGACAGTTTTTGCGTTCAAGAAAGCGATTTTGTCTGGAATTTATCAGCTCGGATGGCAAAAGCAAGAATGAAGAAGGGGATAAAAAGATACGAACATCAGATGGTCGTTCCGATAGGAGTAAATTCTGGTAAAATTGAAGGGTCGAGGAAAGAGAGGGTTAATCGCAATTATTTTGTTTATATGGGGCATCTGAGGAAAAATCAGGGCCTTGAATTGGTTGTTGATGGTTTTAGTGATATAATAAAAGTGGTTCCGGATGCTAGGTTAGTAATTATAGGAGGAGGATGCTTAGAGGCGGGAATTAAGAAGATAGTGGTAGAAAATAATTTATCAACTTACGTTGAATTTAAAGGATATCTCCCTGAACATAGTGATGTCGAAAATATTCTTGCAACTTGCGGTATTGGTTTAGCTTTATATGAACCAAGCCCTGACAGTATTACCTGGTATACGGATCCCAGTAAGCCAAAACAATATATGGCAAGCGGTTTGCCGGTAATTATTACTGCGGTACCTGAGATATCGGAAGAGATAAAGTCGAGGGGTCTAGGTATCGTTATTAATTATAATAGGGAGAGTTTTGTAAACGGGGCGCTGAGACTTTTACGAGACGATAAACTCTATTTTGAATGTAGGAAGAATGCAACGGAATTTGTTTCAAGTATGCGCTGGGATAATATTTTTAGTAAAGCGCTGTCTAGTTGTTTATAG
- the gmd gene encoding GDP-mannose 4,6-dehydratase: MKKALITGITGQDGSYLAEFLLSKGYQVHGIIRRASTFNTGRIDHIFKDLHEPKVHLFLEYGDLSDGEQVSNIVYNIKPDEIYHLGAQSHVRVSFDMAEYTGNATALGTTRILEAVRRSKHSVKFYQASSSEMFGNALPPQGEETPFIPRSPYACAKVYSYWMTKNYREGYNIFAANGILFNHESPRRGETFVTRKITRALANIIAGKQKKLYLGNLKAKRDWGYAPEYVELMWKILQQKNSQDYVIGTGESHSVGEFVTLAFDYARLNYKDYLGIDERYFRPTEVENLIADTAKAKKSLGWKPRIKFEELVKIMVDADMRHIGLKPIGQGDKILRNKFPDRWWGID, encoded by the coding sequence ATGAAGAAAGCTTTGATCACAGGGATTACGGGGCAGGATGGTTCATATCTTGCTGAATTTTTATTAAGCAAAGGCTATCAGGTGCATGGAATTATCAGAAGGGCAAGTACCTTTAATACTGGAAGAATCGATCATATCTTTAAGGATCTACATGAACCCAAGGTACATCTTTTTCTTGAATATGGCGACCTTTCTGATGGTGAGCAGGTTTCAAACATCGTTTATAATATAAAGCCGGATGAGATATACCATTTGGGTGCTCAAAGCCATGTGCGCGTAAGTTTTGATATGGCGGAGTATACAGGAAATGCCACTGCCTTAGGTACTACCAGGATCCTAGAGGCGGTAAGAAGAAGCAAACATAGTGTAAAGTTTTATCAGGCATCTTCAAGTGAGATGTTCGGTAACGCCTTGCCTCCGCAGGGTGAAGAAACGCCATTTATCCCCAGAAGTCCTTATGCCTGCGCTAAGGTTTATTCATATTGGATGACTAAAAATTACCGTGAAGGCTATAATATTTTTGCTGCTAATGGTATTTTATTCAATCATGAGTCACCAAGAAGAGGAGAAACATTTGTTACCAGAAAAATTACGCGGGCTCTGGCAAATATTATTGCCGGTAAACAAAAGAAACTTTATCTCGGTAATCTTAAGGCTAAGAGAGACTGGGGTTACGCTCCGGAATATGTTGAGTTGATGTGGAAAATCTTACAACAAAAAAACTCTCAAGATTATGTAATCGGTACTGGAGAATCGCATTCTGTGGGTGAATTTGTAACTCTTGCTTTTGATTATGCCAGATTGAATTATAAGGATTATTTGGGAATCGATGAACGTTATTTTAGGCCTACGGAAGTCGAAAATTTGATTGCTGATACGGCTAAGGCTAAGAAGAGTTTAGGCTGGAAACCAAGGATTAAATTCGAAGAATTAGTAAAAATAATGGTAGATGCAGATATGCGTCATATTGGTTTAAAGCCGATTGGCCAGGGAGATAAAATATTGCGCAATAAATTTCCTGATAGGTGGTGGGGTATAGACTAG
- a CDS encoding glycosyltransferase family 2 protein: MKDIKEKVSVIMPAYKEVGHIANSIDITAKTFQDFGCPWELIVVDDGSEDGTYEAALEAAKKYPGCVIVKKNAFNIGKGRALKRAIHFVTGDYTVLLDADMDLHPLQIVTLFDIMRLNNADVVIGSKMHPNSVVNYSLQRRMISLGYYIFVKILFGLPCHDTQTGLKLFKTKVLKDVFPRILVKKFAFDLELLVNVFHLGYKITEASIVLTPQRRFGRVSFSSIYTTWWDTCAVWYRMYVLKYYDRIDYHRRKNLAKEFRRMRR, from the coding sequence ATGAAAGATATTAAAGAAAAAGTATCCGTAATCATGCCTGCTTATAAAGAAGTAGGACATATTGCCAACAGCATAGATATTACGGCTAAGACTTTTCAGGATTTTGGCTGCCCCTGGGAATTGATTGTGGTCGATGATGGTTCAGAAGATGGGACCTATGAAGCGGCGCTTGAAGCCGCAAAGAAATACCCCGGTTGCGTCATTGTAAAGAAGAACGCTTTTAATATAGGCAAGGGCCGGGCATTAAAAAGAGCAATCCATTTTGTAACCGGTGATTATACCGTGTTATTGGATGCGGATATGGATTTACATCCTTTACAGATAGTAACCCTCTTTGATATTATGCGCCTGAATAATGCTGATGTAGTAATCGGCTCAAAGATGCATCCTAATTCAGTCGTTAATTATTCGCTGCAGCGTAGAATGATCAGTTTAGGTTACTATATCTTTGTGAAAATACTTTTTGGTTTGCCTTGTCATGATACCCAGACAGGTTTAAAATTGTTTAAGACTAAGGTTTTAAAGGATGTATTTCCGCGTATTCTGGTTAAGAAATTTGCTTTTGACCTTGAGTTATTGGTAAATGTTTTTCATTTGGGCTATAAAATAACCGAGGCGTCGATTGTGCTTACTCCTCAGAGAAGATTTGGAAGGGTCAGTTTTTCTTCAATATATACTACTTGGTGGGATACTTGCGCTGTTTGGTACAGAATGTATGTTTTAAAATATTATGATCGTATCGATTATCATCGCCGTAAAAACCTGGCAAAAGAATTTAGAAGAATGCGTCGCTAA
- a CDS encoding glycosyltransferase, which translates to MIVSIIIAVKTWQKNLEECVAKCLELDYPDFEIIILPDKAFARGLSPKGAVPIKVIPTGNLKPADKRDIGSKHAKGEIIAFIDDDAYPVKDWLKSAIVNFSDPEVAAVGGPAITPPDDTLSQQASGKIYSSLMVSGNFVYRYVPKVKRTVDDLPSCNFIVRKDVIEELGGFNTSFWPGEDTKLCLDIAHKLGKKIIYDPAVLVFHHRRTVFMAHLKQIANYALHRGYFVKKFPETSLKLSYFIPSIFVAGLIFGPVVGLLSYPAKLLYLVCAVLYLTIVFISSLSGTRDYPRRGLSLSFMVFSGIVLTHITYGIFFIKGLLARGLKE; encoded by the coding sequence ATGATCGTATCGATTATCATCGCCGTAAAAACCTGGCAAAAGAATTTAGAAGAATGCGTCGCTAAGTGTTTGGAATTGGATTATCCGGATTTTGAGATAATTATCCTTCCGGATAAAGCTTTCGCTAGGGGACTGTCCCCGAAGGGGGCTGTCCCCATAAAAGTAATTCCAACCGGTAATCTTAAGCCCGCTGACAAACGCGATATCGGTTCCAAACACGCCAAAGGTGAGATCATCGCCTTTATCGATGATGATGCTTATCCGGTTAAAGATTGGCTTAAATCTGCTATAGTAAATTTCTCAGATCCAGAAGTGGCCGCAGTCGGAGGCCCGGCAATAACCCCGCCGGATGATACCTTAAGCCAACAGGCAAGCGGCAAGATTTATTCATCACTTATGGTCAGTGGGAATTTTGTTTACCGCTATGTTCCTAAAGTAAAGAGGACAGTTGATGATTTGCCAAGCTGCAATTTTATTGTGCGTAAGGATGTAATTGAAGAACTGGGAGGTTTTAATACAAGCTTTTGGCCCGGAGAAGACACAAAGCTATGCCTTGATATTGCGCATAAGTTAGGCAAGAAGATTATCTATGATCCGGCTGTTCTGGTTTTTCATCATCGCCGCACAGTGTTTATGGCTCACTTGAAGCAAATCGCTAATTATGCTCTGCATCGGGGATATTTTGTTAAGAAATTTCCGGAGACATCCTTAAAACTATCATATTTTATCCCCAGTATATTTGTCGCAGGTTTAATCTTTGGTCCGGTTGTTGGATTATTGTCCTATCCGGCTAAGTTATTGTATCTTGTTTGTGCAGTTTTATATTTAACAATAGTTTTTATATCAAGCTTATCAGGGACTAGGGACTATCCCCGAAGGGGACTGTCCCTAAGTTTTATGGTTTTCTCAGGTATTGTTCTCACGCATATTACTTATGGTATTTTTTTTATCAAAGGTTTGTTGGCTAGAGGGTTAAAAGAATGA